In Fibrobacter sp., the sequence TGCCAGGTGCCTGTAGATGCGCTCGTCTTTGTCTTCCTCTTTGACATTGGATAGTATCTGCGCAGCTTTGGAGAAAAGTTTCTGGTGGTAATAGATAATAGAGAGCTGAAAAGAGAGATCCGCACAGGAATCACCGCTGCAGTTTGAGAGCTGGTTTTCTATCTGTCGGGCTGCGGCACCCAGATCCTCTCCTTTTCTTGACAGCAAGGCAAGATTGAGCTGAGCGCTTCTAAGCTGCGGATCTATTCTAAGAGCTTTCCGGAATTCCTCCTCTGCCTTTTTGTCATCTTTATTCTGATGGTAAATGACACCAAGCAGGTCGTGATACTCTGCCCTGTCATCCATTTCCAGGGCACGGGTAATCAGTTTCTGGGCAACGCTCAGATTACCCATCCTGCGGGCATTAAGAGCACGGATATAAAGCAGAGAGGGATCCTGAAGTGAATCGGATAGTCCGGTCCAGGTATTCTCCGCCTGCTCATATTTTTTCAAATTGAAATAGATCTGTCCGAGATTATACTTAATAATCGCATCATCAGGATATTTTTCCGATCCATCCTCGAAATATTTCTGGGCTCCCTTTACGTCACCGCAGTCTTTGGACGCGATACCTGCCATAAGAAAGGCATCGGCGCTATGCTTGACAGGGCTTTGGAAATACCTGTTCAAACTGGTCAGCGCCTCTTTGCATTTACCCCGCTCAACCTGTGCTGATGCCAGTTCAACAAGGATATTGGGGTCCGCACCAGCAGAGACAGCTTTGCTCAGCAATGTTGCAGCTTTCTCATAATTTTTCCTTGAACTCTCAATCAGGCCAAGCATTCTCAGGGCTTCAGCTTTTCCCTCATGTTTTTTCAGCACGGCTACAGCTCCGGCCGTATCACCTGTCACGATAAGCCCATGAGCGAGAAAACTCCAGGCATCCTGATTATTTGGTTCGATTTTATACGCTTTTCTGAGGTTTTCAAGCCCCTTTTCTTTCTTCCCGGTCTGCAAATAGATAAGTCCGAGGCGGACGTAGGCCTCTGTAAATTTACTATTGCTCCTGATCGCCCTCTCAAAAAGCCTTGCGGCAGCATCAGCCTGTTTTTCGTGAAGAAGGATCAGCCCCAGGTTGTAAGATGCTGTAGAATACTCAGGTTTTTCAGAAGCCAGTTTCTCCCATATCTTCTCAGCCTCTGAAATCACCCCTTTACGGTAATAAACCACGCCTCTGTTATTCCGCGCATCATCGTAATCCGGTAAGATTTTCAGCGCCTCATCGAAATAATCCAGCGCAACATCGTACTGCTTTTTCTCAAGAGCCTCCAGTCCTTTCATGTTCATCTCATAGGCATCGTTTACCGCCTTGAAAATCGCTGATGGGAGGGCATCTTCATCGGAGGGATCTATTTCCAGTTCCATCCTGAACGCTGAAGCACCGGAAAAAAACAGCAGCATTGTACCAAATACATATAATTGCAATCTCTTCATCAGTTATTCTTCTCCTTCGAAAAGAAAGACAGGAGTTGAGGTAAACTATCCCAACTCTGGAAGCAAAGATCCGGAATCACCTTCTGATCCAGATCATGCATGAATGCGGATTCTTTATCACCAGTAAAAAAAGCAGTTCGCATCCCGACTCCTGCTGCCGGCTCGATGTCTATGCTCAGGTCGTTGCCCACAATTACAGTCTGTTCAGGCAGGATCTGAAACTCATAAAGGGAATCAAAGAGTCTCCTGTAAAGCAGTTGATTTGGCTTTGCCACCCCGTACTCATAAGAGAAAAACGTCAGATCAGGGTCAAAAAGCTCATTGAAATCATCATATTTTCCATTGCTTTGATCCCTTATCAGGAGAGTGAGATCCATTGGGGTGTAAAACTGGGCATTGGAGACGATTCCCAGAACCATATTCTGCTTTTTCAACTGCTCAAGCGCATCAACTACTCCAGGATACAACTGCCTTCCAAGAGAGTAAAAATTGTAGGTAAATGCCAGCACACGGCTGAAATCTTCCCCTTCAACCGGATTGAATGCCGAGAGGTCATAACCCCGTCTCTTTAGAATAAGGAGTATAACACTCCATACTTCTTCTATTTTCACCTCCGGGAACTCTTTTCCGGCTTTTCTCGCCTTCTCGTGGTTGAGTGCGATCAGCCCGTGATAAAAATCACTGAGAGTCTTCTCCGGATTCTCCTGAGGATTGATCTCAATAAGTATCTCTGTTATGCCGAAACGGTCGGCGATTATTCTGAAAGCCTTCAAAAGAGAATTGGTACGGGATTCAGATGTTTCAAAGCCCGGTTTCCAGTAGTTTATCAGTGTCCCATAAACATCACAGATAACCGCTCTTATGTCTCCCAGTTTTTCACTTTTACTGGGATAAGAGACCGGCTCAAGTTTCCTGGGAAAGATATGTTTCTCATTCTCATGAAGTTCCCGTGCAAATTCAGCAAACCTGGACAATTCTTTTCTCCTGTTTTTCGTTTACCGAAAAATACAACCTTTAATTGGAGGAATGTGATTTTTAATAATAACAGGAAAGAAGATAATAAAAAATTACGATCAAGGCAGGTGCTCACTTCGGCTCAGCTCAGTGAGCATGACCTTTCTGCGTGTCCTTTGCGCCCTCTGGTTCCTAAATTTATTGAGTCTGCGCACAAAGGTCAATGAAGTGCGCGAATGTCGACCATATAAAGGTAAAAAAGCAGTCTGTCCCCTTTTTTATCTCTACTCATTTCACCGGCAAAATTGCCAACCATGTCTGCACAAATTAATTTCTTACTGGTTCAGTCTGTTATTGTGAGAACTTGTTTCGAATTATTCTTCTCCTCTCTGTATTAATCACTCTTGCAGTTTCTTTCCGTTTCCCGTTACGAAGTGTTGTCTACAGAAATTGTCAGTAACGAACGAGTTTACAATGTAAACAGATGATGATATGAATAAAGAAAGAGAGTCTTTCAGGGATCTGACCCTGAATCTTCCTTTCAAAATGTATTCAGCACCTAATAAAGATGCTGAGACTCTCCCTTTTAATAAAAATCCTTCCCGCTCACCGCACATCAGCTTCAAGCACCTTCGAATTTAGCCTGCTCAGAACCCGCATCAATTAAATGCATTCTTTGATGTTTTCAGGCTGCGTTTATAAGAGCAATCGGTTTCCAGAACCATCGTAAGTAGGTATTAACGGGAAAATGAATCAAAAAAAAACTGAAATATCTCAGGACAAAAGAGAATGGAAAAATCTGATGATTGCTGCCAGTCTGGGAATAAATCTGGTACTGACAAGCATAGTTGGGCTTCTGATCGGATATTACCTGGATAAATGGCTGTCCACCGGACCGGTATTTCTTCTGATTTTCTTTGCTCTGGGGATTTTTGCCGGATTTCGTCAGTTCTTTTTAGAGATTCGCAGGCTGGATAAAGATGAAAAATAAGCACCTTTTAATAGTAATGATTTCCTTTTTTTCCACCGTGATTTTACTCATTTGGGTTCTGGGAGCAGAGAAATTCTGGAGCGGAGTTTCTGCCGGTTTTTCAATTTCATTTCTGGGACTATATTTGCACTCTCTTTCTATAAAAAGCATAACCGGTTTAAAAGCAGGTTTTCTGAGGAGATATTTCGCAGGGATGGTACTTCGTTTTGCCATTCTGACAGCAGTTTTCTGTATTCTTGTTTTTCTCCTCAAAATCAATACGGCAGGTATTATAAGCGGGACAGGGGCTGGTTTGATGATCAGCAGCATTGTTCTGGTTTTAAGATCGAACAAAGCAGGCAGGTAACAGATATGGATTCAGTTATCCCCGAAGCAATAGTTTTTAATATCCCTTATATCCACCCCAGTCTGCTTATGAGTTTTCTAACCTGGGGTATTTTGATTTTGATGTCATATCTGGCATTCCGTAAAGCATCTCTTCAACCCGGGAAACTGCAGATTATGTTAGAATTGCTTCTCTCCTATGTATTTGATCTCTCAGACCAGATAATAGGACAGAAAGGCAAACGATATTATCCGCTTTTTGCGGGCATGTTTATCTTTATCCTCGTTTCCAATATTATTGGTCTTATTCCCGGCTTGAGTTCCCCTACCGCAAACCCCAACACTACTTTCGGACTGGCGATTGCCGTGTTTGTCTATTATACCTTTGAAGGCATCCGAGTGCAGGGGCTTGATTATTTCAAGCAGTTCCTGGGTCCCAGACTTCCCTGGTATTTTTTCCCTGTAACGATTCTTCTGGTGATGACTGAGGTCATAAGTGCCTTTACGCGTCCATTTTCCCTTGGTTTGCGTCTTTTCTGCAATATTTTTTCGAAAGAGCTGTTTCTATCAATACTTGTGATTCTGATTGCCCAGTTTATTCTCAGTCCTGTTTTGATTGACAGATGGTTTTCACTTGGTCCGCTTTTACTCAGACCGTTTATTCTTCTTCTGGGTTTGGTTATAGGGATCATCCAGGCATTGGTATTTACTTTATTAACAATTTCATACATCGGTGGTGCAGTCCAGGCGGCGGAGCACTGAAAAGAAAGGACTTATTTATGCGTTCAGTTCTGGCTTGTACTCTCATTCTTTTCTCAACGGGTCTGGTGATGGCAGCAGATGCGTCTGCAATGAATTTTTTGAGCAACTCTGTTATAGTGGCGGTTATGGGTGTTGCTCTGGCTGCAACCGGATGCGGCATAGGGATGGGTATATGTATCTCATCCGCACTCCAGGGGATAGCAAGGCAGCCGGAAACAACCGGGAAACTGCAGCTTAACATGATGCTTGGGCTTGCTTTCATAGAATCTCTTGTGCTTTACACTCTTTTTCTGGCTATCATTCTGCTTTTTGCAAACCCGTTTACAAAATATATAGGATAAGACCGGTATGATAGAGATCAATCTCTCACTTTTACTGGCACAGGTGGTCACTTTTCTGATCGCCTTGTATATAGTATGGAAATTATCCTGGGGTCCGCTTCAGCAACTGATGAAGTCAAGACAAGAGAGAATCAGAAATGACCTGCAGAATGCCGAGCAGACCCGGCAGGCTGCAGCCAGACTGGAAAGTGACTACAGATTCCGCCTTTCTCAGATTGAACAGCAAGTCAAGGAATTAATCACAATTGCCAAACTGGAAGGTAACAGAGAAAGGGATGAAATTGTAAAAAACGCCCGTAAGGAAATAGCCGAAATGCACAAAAGGGCTCTGGAGCAGCTTGAGCTCGAAAAAGAGGACGCAATGCAGCAGCTACGCTCTAAAGTGATCGATATCTCTGTGTCTCTTTCCGGTAAAATTATGGAAAATCAGGATCTTTCCGCATATTCCGCATCGCAGATCAGTTCGATGGTTGAAGCGCTGGAGAGGGCAAAGGAGAGCAGAAATGAAAGTTGAACAGGCTGCCCGTGAATATGCAAATGCAATCATGGAATTTGAATTATCACACTATGATACCGTAGATAAGCTGTTTTCAGAAATTATGGAACTGATGCAATTATCAAAGGACTTTTCCAGTTTTCTCAGACATCCGCAGATATCTGTGGAAGATAAAATCTCTATAGTGGAGAAGTTCTTTTCCGGGCAGACACCATCCCTTGTAAAGCATATTCTGAAGGAACTGCTCTCAGAGAACATCATCGATATCCTTCCTCTTATCAGAAAAGAGATGAAGAAACGCTTTAATGAGATAAACAATATCAAGGAAGCGGAAGTTATCAGCGCGATTTCATTTACAGATACACAGAAAGCCGGGATTATCAGGCACCTCACAGATTTTTGTAATTGTAAAATTGATGCCATATTCAGAACCGACCCATCGCTGATTGGAGGTTTCCGGTTGAGAATAGGAGGAAAAGTTCTGGACAGCAGTATAAGTTCCCGGTTGCAGGATATTTGCCAGATGCTTTTGAGTTCAGCAGGAGCATATTGATATGGATATAGAAATTCCAAAGGTAACCGGTGTCATTGAAGAATCACTCAAACAGTACCGGAACAAGCTTGACCTCAGAGAAGTGGGCTATGTGCTTCAGGTCGGTGATGGAATAGCCAGAATCTTCGGGCTGGAAAAGAGTGTCTACGGAGAACTGGTGCGTTTTCCAAATAATATATACGGTCTGGTCCTGAATCTTGAGGAAGGAAGCATCGGCTGTATTATCCTGGGTGACACTGCAGAGATCAAGGAGGGTGATGAGGTTTACCGCACCGGTGAAGTGGTCTCTGTGCCTGTAGGGGAAAAACTTCTTGGCCGGGTAGTTAATCCTCTGGGAATGCCTCTGGACGGTAAGGGATCGATTTCTTCAGACAAACAGAGGCCTATAGAGGTTATAGCTCCCGGAGTAATGGAACGTCAGCCGGTTAAAACGCCTCTTCAAACCGGAATAAAAGCAATAGACTCTATGATACCGATAGGACGCGGCCAGAGAGAGCTTATTATCGGTGATCGTCAGACAGGTAAAACCGCAATAGCTATAGACACAATTCTAAATCAGAGGGACCAGCCTGACCGTCCTATCTGTATTTATGTGGCGATAGGCCAGAAACTCTCCTCTGTGGCTCAGGTCATAAAGACACTGCAGGAGCATGGAGCCATGGAGTATTCCGTGGTTGTCAGTGCCACTGCCAGTGATCCGGCATCGCTGCAGTATCTTGCTCCCTATTCGGGGTGCGCTATCGGGGAAGAATTCATGTGGAAGGGTAAAGATGTGCTGATTGTGTACGATGATCTCACAAGACACGCCCAGGCATACCGTCAGATCTCTCTTCTGTTGCGGAGACCCCCGGGGCGTGAGGCTTATCCCGGCGATGTATTTTATTTACATTCAAGACTGCTCGAACGGGCATGCAAATTATCAGACCGCAATGGAGGAGGCTCTCTTACAGCTCTTCCCATTATCGAAACCCAGGCCGGGGATATCTCTTCCTATATTCCCACCAATGTAATCTCGATTACAGACGGGCAGATTTATCTTGAAACAGGTCTTTTCTTCTCCGGATTCAGACCGGCTATCAATGTGGGACTATCAGTTTCCCGTGTAGGTGGCCACGCCCAGATAAAAGCAATGCGGCAGGTTGCTGGAAGACTGAGGATTGATCTGGCTCAGTTCAATGAACTTGCAACATTTGCAAAATTCGGATCTGAACTTGACTCCCACTCTCAGGCCCTCCTCTCCAGAGGAGAGAGGATGC encodes:
- the atpF gene encoding F0F1 ATP synthase subunit B; this translates as MIEINLSLLLAQVVTFLIALYIVWKLSWGPLQQLMKSRQERIRNDLQNAEQTRQAAARLESDYRFRLSQIEQQVKELITIAKLEGNRERDEIVKNARKEIAEMHKRALEQLELEKEDAMQQLRSKVIDISVSLSGKIMENQDLSAYSASQISSMVEALERAKESRNES
- a CDS encoding HAD family hydrolase, with amino-acid sequence MSRFAEFARELHENEKHIFPRKLEPVSYPSKSEKLGDIRAVICDVYGTLINYWKPGFETSESRTNSLLKAFRIIADRFGITEILIEINPQENPEKTLSDFYHGLIALNHEKARKAGKEFPEVKIEEVWSVILLILKRRGYDLSAFNPVEGEDFSRVLAFTYNFYSLGRQLYPGVVDALEQLKKQNMVLGIVSNAQFYTPMDLTLLIRDQSNGKYDDFNELFDPDLTFFSYEYGVAKPNQLLYRRLFDSLYEFQILPEQTVIVGNDLSIDIEPAAGVGMRTAFFTGDKESAFMHDLDQKVIPDLCFQSWDSLPQLLSFFSKEKNN
- a CDS encoding AtpZ/AtpI family protein — protein: MIAASLGINLVLTSIVGLLIGYYLDKWLSTGPVFLLIFFALGIFAGFRQFFLEIRRLDKDEK
- the atpH gene encoding ATP synthase F1 subunit delta, which produces MKVEQAAREYANAIMEFELSHYDTVDKLFSEIMELMQLSKDFSSFLRHPQISVEDKISIVEKFFSGQTPSLVKHILKELLSENIIDILPLIRKEMKKRFNEINNIKEAEVISAISFTDTQKAGIIRHLTDFCNCKIDAIFRTDPSLIGGFRLRIGGKVLDSSISSRLQDICQMLLSSAGAY
- the atpB gene encoding F0F1 ATP synthase subunit A; the encoded protein is MDSVIPEAIVFNIPYIHPSLLMSFLTWGILILMSYLAFRKASLQPGKLQIMLELLLSYVFDLSDQIIGQKGKRYYPLFAGMFIFILVSNIIGLIPGLSSPTANPNTTFGLAIAVFVYYTFEGIRVQGLDYFKQFLGPRLPWYFFPVTILLVMTEVISAFTRPFSLGLRLFCNIFSKELFLSILVILIAQFILSPVLIDRWFSLGPLLLRPFILLLGLVIGIIQALVFTLLTISYIGGAVQAAEH
- a CDS encoding F0F1 ATP synthase subunit alpha — encoded protein: MDIEIPKVTGVIEESLKQYRNKLDLREVGYVLQVGDGIARIFGLEKSVYGELVRFPNNIYGLVLNLEEGSIGCIILGDTAEIKEGDEVYRTGEVVSVPVGEKLLGRVVNPLGMPLDGKGSISSDKQRPIEVIAPGVMERQPVKTPLQTGIKAIDSMIPIGRGQRELIIGDRQTGKTAIAIDTILNQRDQPDRPICIYVAIGQKLSSVAQVIKTLQEHGAMEYSVVVSATASDPASLQYLAPYSGCAIGEEFMWKGKDVLIVYDDLTRHAQAYRQISLLLRRPPGREAYPGDVFYLHSRLLERACKLSDRNGGGSLTALPIIETQAGDISSYIPTNVISITDGQIYLETGLFFSGFRPAINVGLSVSRVGGHAQIKAMRQVAGRLRIDLAQFNELATFAKFGSELDSHSQALLSRGERMRELLKQDTLHPLPVEQQVIIIHAGVNGFLDDMPIDEIREWESEYLSFMQKNYPSITDKIRESGAMDEQLRNDLTEAIKTFKAR
- the atpE gene encoding ATP synthase F0 subunit C → MNFLSNSVIVAVMGVALAATGCGIGMGICISSALQGIARQPETTGKLQLNMMLGLAFIESLVLYTLFLAIILLFANPFTKYIG
- a CDS encoding tetratricopeptide repeat protein, whose protein sequence is MKRLQLYVFGTMLLFFSGASAFRMELEIDPSDEDALPSAIFKAVNDAYEMNMKGLEALEKKQYDVALDYFDEALKILPDYDDARNNRGVVYYRKGVISEAEKIWEKLASEKPEYSTASYNLGLILLHEKQADAAARLFERAIRSNSKFTEAYVRLGLIYLQTGKKEKGLENLRKAYKIEPNNQDAWSFLAHGLIVTGDTAGAVAVLKKHEGKAEALRMLGLIESSRKNYEKAATLLSKAVSAGADPNILVELASAQVERGKCKEALTSLNRYFQSPVKHSADAFLMAGIASKDCGDVKGAQKYFEDGSEKYPDDAIIKYNLGQIYFNLKKYEQAENTWTGLSDSLQDPSLLYIRALNARRMGNLSVAQKLITRALEMDDRAEYHDLLGVIYHQNKDDKKAEEEFRKALRIDPQLRSAQLNLALLSRKGEDLGAAARQIENQLSNCSGDSCADLSFQLSIIYYHQKLFSKAAQILSNVKEEDKDERIYRHLAIYYRENQEYEKAIAALETAAKRLVLEPQTEYELAETCLMA